One Meleagris gallopavo isolate NT-WF06-2002-E0010 breed Aviagen turkey brand Nicholas breeding stock unplaced genomic scaffold, Turkey_5.1 ChrUn_random_7180001874862, whole genome shotgun sequence genomic window, ATTCCGGCAGCCTCCAGACGGTCTGAGCCGCCTCCAGCTCCACGTGGAAAAGTTCGTCCGAGTCGAAGTGGAAACCGAACTGAGCCGCCGCCGAATCCGGGCCTTCCGAGCGATGGTAGAACTCGGCCTGAATCAGGACATGGGGCTCTGCGGGGTCACAGGTCAAAGGGCGGGGGTCAGGGGGTCATTGGGTGG contains:
- the LOC104916214 gene encoding mamu class II histocompatibility antigen, DR alpha chain-like; this encodes PPDPRPLTCDPAEPHVLIQAEFYHRSEGPDSAAAQFGFHFDSDELFHVELEAAQTVWRLPEFGRFASFEAQGALQNMAVGKQNLDVMIHNSNRSQEGFGTGGLGSEVKGRGPG